One Seriola aureovittata isolate HTS-2021-v1 ecotype China chromosome 3, ASM2101889v1, whole genome shotgun sequence genomic window, GAACAAGTCTCTGTGGAGAGAGTTTTCTCCACCGCAGGAGACATTGTTACCGCACAGAAAAGTGTCCTGAAAGCTCGGCATGTGGACCAGCTTGCCTTCCTCCACAAAAACCttgacattaaaaaataagCACTAACATACAAACTGGAATGTGAAATCAAAAGGTCTGAGTATGTTTCtctgaattaattttttgtttacatttacatttacacatacattttttgtttgttttttttaggaatCCTGCAagcacttttatttatttaggcaTATCAGGAAATTCCTTTGTTCATATTGCACAAAAATAGTGTTATAATAATGTTGGATGTTGCAAGGactatgtatattttttattttatttatttttttatcgttataacacaatttacaaattttattttctgaatctTAAGAATCGTGAAAGCAcctttattctattttttcaatgatacaaagagaaacagatggtATTTCCTTTGTTCAGAATTGCACAAAAAATTGTGTTATATTGGATGTTGCAGGGACCATGTATTATATTGATAACACTGTTAACAAATTTCATTTCTTAATGTTTATCTTAACCTTCCTGTACGcatttttgagttttttataGATTGAGGCAGATGTTAATTCTTCTATTCAGATTGCACAAAAAGTAGTACTATGATGTAGGATGTTATACGAACTGTGAAATACAAATGCAGGTCCAACTGTTTTGAGTCtgaattcataaaaataaaccGTATTTGTTTATGCATATAACATTTTGTGTTCTTCTACTaggagtttttttaaaactaaagactattttggaaaaaaaaattgcaatatATCGTCTTGCTTATAGTATCCTGATAAATCATATCGTCACCCCCTTTCGGGATATGTATCGCACAGCTAAAATCTTGCCAATATATAGCCCTATGTCCGATCACTCCACCTCTTACCTGGTAGGTGGGCTTGGCTGGCTCTGGACTGCTGCTGCCACTAGTGAAAGCTCCCGTGAGGGCGCTGCCGACAACGTGGCCCACGGCCGAGCCGACCGCCACCCCTGCGGCTGTAGTAGCCATCTGGGCCATGAGGCCTGGTCCCTGGGACTGAGCTGGAGCTGGGGCCAAGGAGGCCGGAGGTGGATGAGAAGGGGCTGGAGCATGGGGTGGAGCTGGGCTACAGACACAACAAAAGAGACAATTTCTTGTGTATAAGAGGCTTAAAGGAACATTACATAATCTACTTTGTCAGTGACAGCAACCTCTAAAGGACATGTGTCCTAAACTCTACAACCTTCACCGTCTCCTTCATCTCCACCACTTATGTAGAGGAAACACCAACCAGGACGGAGAAGGACAGACTCTAAACcaggacagagaaggagagaggaggacggaaaacagactgtaaaccaggatggaggaggagagaggaggtctGAGGAAAGACTGTAAACcaggacagaggaagacagactgtAAACCAGGACCTTCAAACACCTTCTGAAGTCTGACTCTGAGGTTTCACGTCATCACGTCCCTCCGGAGTCAGTGCTGCTCTCTAACAGGTGCCTGTCACATTACAGCTGaggacagaacacacacacacacacacacacacacacacacacatatatatatatggatggGAAAGCCTCACAGCTCCCTCTCTGCCTGAGGACAGCTTTTCTGCGCTGACCTTGTCCACACTTCACATGACGTCACATTGGCTCTGTGACCTCTGCAGCAGTGACCAGGCTGCACATGTCTTCAGCTGATGATGAAGTTATTAGTCTGACTGTAGATAAAATGCCCGGGCTTCATCGTCTGTGTCGAATCTGTGTGGAGTGACTCCCAGCCTCTTCCTGCGCTTTACACAGTACATGAGACTCGGGAAACGTCCCAACAGCACAGCCTGAGCCGGGACACTGGCCGTCAGGTGACGTGTTTACCTTGCTGGAGCTGAGGGGCGGCTGCGGCTTCCTCTCGCCATGTCTCACACCACAGACGGTCCCGTTGATTCAAACAGCCGACAGGTGACCGGGAAGTTCACAAGttgattcctctctctctctctcacacacaagcgCACCGCTCCGCAGTAGCTTCAGCATACGCTGCTGACCTTGTGCAGGGTTGCCGGTGCTACGCGCACAAATATCGCGAGATTTGACGTGATCTTAGCTCATGCTGTGGCCTGAGCATCTCCATCTGCTGGAGTGGAgaactaccaccaccaccacagtttgtttttttatttacaaaatcaatGTTGAATACAAgacaatgaatgaatgtacagaaataaataatattcaacAAACGGTGGAAACGAGAACAGGCTCCAGCACAGTCAAGATTTGgagaaagatataaaataaataaaaataaataaataaaaacaaggtaAGAAGAcgaaaaacacaaggaaatagATGTTAAAAAAGCAAGGATTGAGAAATACTGGACCAAATGACGTGATTGATTTTTGAAGGAAATTAAGGAAAAACACCTGCAGTCTTCTCCACAACATTTACATGAAGGCGGGAAGGTTCAtcaacagagacactgagctgcatcctccaaaatgatcaacACCtctgaaacagaagaagaactcTAAATGTTGGTGGAGATCTGGTGAGTGGGACAGATCCAGgattttttatcactttttaatcACTTTCTTTAATGTGTTGTTTGGCGTTGGTGGAGGTGTGAACTCTACTGAGTGTCATTCTAGTTATTACTATTACTCTCCATCTCTATGAAGAAACTGCACTGCACTCCACCATGAAAACTAAACAGTTAAAGCATATTAGGCAAACATAAACATTGAATGACATTTTACCAGTAAAATaaggcaacacaaacaaatacctCGTTGGCTGCATGCTATGTTAAAGGGAATAAGCCTTCATGTCTGGTCTTCCATACTTCCAATGTAGTCAAAGAGTCTTATTTACAAGAGAGCAGTCCAACGGAATTCCTGTGCAACTTTTAGCCTTCAAAATGAAAGGACCATTTcgtattttaaattaaacaatatacaaatgataaatgcaactcaaataaataacaaagaatGAAATTGGTCTTATAAGAgcaaataaattacataaacaATGTGAATATTATCATTGCAACAGGTACAGATGCCATAGCCCAGATAGAGAAGAAACAGGAGACAGTGAACACACAACCAATACGCACATACGCTACTCAGCTGATGCCTATACAGGCATGCCAACAGACACACTTCTTGTACATGGCAAACGCATAACATTTCTTATAGATTCTGGTGCAACACACTCAgttttttaaagctgaaactTTTCCAAAACCTCCAAAGAAGAGTGGACGATACATGAATTCTGTAGGGGCGTCAGGTTAAACAGTTTTGGAAAAATACACAACTCCAGTATCAtgcactgatgatgtcacaggcatatttaaaaattcaatttttgttGTCAGACTGTTGCCCCATTAATTTGATGGGAAGAGATGTAATGTGTTATTGGGTATTTGTCTTGAATTTGTGTTCCCTGACACTCACATATTTATGAAATACAGCCCTGACACGCTGCTTTATGTGTATGAATGGAAGCTCTGCACATCAGCTGTGACCTCTGTAACTCCTGCTCTTGTTGAGaaagcacacacattcacattcaacacagacacagactacATGAAACCACAAGACCTGCActacactgcacacacacatgaatggaGCGATGCAGACTTTGAGAAACGATGGTTCAAAGAACGCTGTCTGAAGGAAAAGCTAACATTAAGTTCCATGTTTtggaacaaacacagatgtgctGTTTCAGTAACTTtacccaaacaaacaaaaccaaagtcAAGTAATCACATCCAGACAGCCAGTTTTGGTTTGCGTTTTCTTTTAATGGCAAGACCTATACATTCACGCGATTATGTCAAGGTTTTTGTGAATCATCTACCATCTACAATGAAGcattgaaaaaaagttttacctGCTCATACCTTttatgtcgaaggtacgagcgatgCACGCTAGTTGCTCGGTTGTTTACTGTACAAACCAACACAAAAGTCTTTTTACCCCCTATGTCCtaggatctgaagacccagtggatttgttttattttatttttgatggaaatgtaccGCTACAACACTTTAGGAGTTGTAGCGGGCTAACCATTTCACttcggactgctttctcaacgagtGCCAGTACAATGCGGGATTCCCTACATTCtgaagataaagcttggatcagcaCCGACTGTCCGAGACCCAACTTCAaacttgggagctgtaagttttaccattttatgttgctttactgtatgcATGCGAGAGCCTGTTACGTgtgctgttagcatggcagctaatgtggctaacgtttTGCCTTGTCCACACAGACGGGTATagccgggtacagattgtatgcaattcttctgcttggtattgTCAGcgcatttgtttatttgcaataaGAGTTCTCCACTCAAAGTTATCCATTTAAACcaatatttatttgctattaaagaatcaaaatcagCATGTACATGGATCTCCTCTGatctgaaaaccacagtctgCAAGCAGTTAGCTGTGGCCAACGTCCCAGAGAAGAGTGTCTATCTTAGCAGTTACACAGagttttgtatatatttttgtaactaTCTGATTGGTGGAAAGGTTGGGGAGAAACCATGGTTTAGACTCAGCTCTCCCTTCGTTGGTGCACAGGCTGGTCCCAGCCTCTTGGCACTGTGCCTCCTTCTTCTGAGCTGTTCTCACCTAGAGAAAAACCTACTCTCCCTTTTCATGTAACTGCCTCTTCACCATGTTAGGAGTTGTTGTTTACTTTAAGCATCTGAGGCGGTCATCTGTCATCCTGTTCTTCTGGTGTCTCCCTATGTGTGCGTGATGTAACGTGAGAAGGTGTAGGCGGAGAGGCTAGCAGGTTTAGCCGTTAGCTCAGTCAGTCGACAGACAACGAAGTAGGGATTTCCACACGGTATTTTAATTAATCCATACATGAGCGGTAATATGTAGACAGCTTAACCGTCACCTTCGTGTTACAGAGAATCTTAGTGCGTGTCTTTCGTTGTGGAAGTCCGAAGGTCAAGAACATGGCGGACAAGAAGGCCGCTGCGTATACACTGTGCCACAAAAAGGAGGTAACACCACCTTGTGGCGTTATTCGGTATTGCAGTAAGCACGTTTAGACTCTGACTGTTACATATTCCCCCCTGGTGATAATAAGGCTGCCCTCAGCCGTACACAGCTGAAAAAGTAACCAACCTGCACTTAACACATTGTTACACATGAACACTCTGAAAAGTTAGCAGTTACACCCAGGGAAAGGTATTATGTGCAGCACACTGATATACATACCAGCGGTgcataatgaaaacaaataaaacacatcctAGCATATCAGGTCGGTAAATACAGTGTAAAATCCCTTTTGTTTCAAACTAGTTCATATAGAAACCTGAACTACATTACTGAAAGGAGGTAATGTTCTCAACTAAATCCTGTAAGCAAACTACTAGTGAAACCAGAACCACCTTGCAGGATacacagtataaacacaaagcatgaaaaacatttcaacttAGTCTTCTGTCACATAACTGACATAACAAATCAACTGCCTATTTCAGGTCAAGTCTGTCAGTATGGTAAGTGTTTGTCCATCTGCTGTTTGGCCAACCAGATGTAACTCTGGGGCGGCTCCTTGGTCTGAGGTTATATCGGTCAGCACGCTCTTGGTTCGTGTCAGCCACAGTAGAGAGGTTTTCAGAGTCACAGTCCATGATCTGTAATGGGTCAGTGTCAACAGGTGTGTCATGAAACATGTCAGCCGCAGCAATGTCAGTGTGGCTTTCAGTCTGGGTGGTGGGCACATCATTGTTCAAGGCTTCAGAGACACTTTGCTCTGCAGATACGGCAATAGTGCGCCTGTTAGAAGAAGGTGAGTCCCAAGTGTGAAAAGGTTGCAGATTCACAACATGAAAGACTCCAGCATCCGTACCAGTGTCCAGTTCTGTCAGTCTGTAGTTGACATCTCTCAGCTTATGACTGACACGGAGTGGGCCTGTGAACAAGGGAGCGAGTTTGGCAGTGAATTTGGACTGTGCGTCAGATCTAGGGTGGGACTTAACTCTTACAAGGTCACCAACAGCATAGGAAGACTGACGACGTCTCAAATCATAGTACTTTTTTTGTCTATTGTGACTGTGGTCAAGTGTTGCTCTGGCGTGGTCGTGAGCTTCCTTCAGGGATGCTCTTAGAGTCTCTGGGTATGGC contains:
- the chchd10 gene encoding coiled-coil-helix-coiled-coil-helix domain-containing protein 10, mitochondrial; translated protein: MARGSRSRPSAPASPAPPHAPAPSHPPPASLAPAPAQSQGPGLMAQMATTAAGVAVGSAVGHVVGSALTGAFTSGSSSPEPAKPTYQEPPRPAPAQTGPCHFEVKQFLDCATNQTDLSLCEGFNEALKQCKYSHGVTSLV